In the genome of Botrytis cinerea B05.10 chromosome 13, complete sequence, one region contains:
- the Bccyc2 gene encoding Bccyc2, with amino-acid sequence MRRQSLLPTAAKLWPKPLYGYRTPVHTARCSPSHTFRRHFFYPWREPPKNPLVTFGRTPPPKGPQYFGVFCPFLIPIPRTEVLCWVKSIKEQKLLRALILITEIVFLGSLTLGIVTGFEPTDSSPFDSPRFTKFSIVSEETVSSTSKVLTIKPKKSTKSDPYAEYWEKGLWSVEFKQPLLQIARSYTPLPPDENSTNSELRFLIRKEPNGEMSNYLFRLQADSEIELRGPHVEFDMPENVEEVVFLAGGTGIAPAMQVAHNLLKARKSDGKLPRICIVWANRRREDCVGGERYTPGSKSDILNVKGSVVQQLQGMQQKYPENLQVNYVVDEEGTFINQKIISQATQPSSASGSGPVAKNIDSKLLFVSGPEGFINYFAGPKRWRNGKQEQGEVGGVLGYMGIKDWKVFKL; translated from the coding sequence ATGCGACGgcaatctcttcttcctacTGCGGCAAAGTTGTGGCCCAAACCTTTGTATGGCTACAGAACACCAGTACATACTGCACGATGTTCCCCCTCTCACACTTTTCGACGCCACTTTTTTTATCCTTGGCGTGAACCTCCAAAAAATCCTCTCGTGACATTTGGGAGAACACCGCCACCCAAGGGACCTCAATATTTCGGGGTCTTTTGTCCTTTCCTAATTCCCATTCCACGAACAGAAGTACTCTGTTGGGTAAAAAGCATCAAGGAACAAAAGCTCTTAAGAGCTTTAATACTCATCACCGAAATAGTTTTCTTGGGATCACTAACCCTCGGAATCGTAACTGGGTTTGAACCTACGGATTCGAGTCCATTTGACTCTCCTAGATTCACCAAGTTTTCTATTGTTTCAGAGGAAACCGTCTCCTCGACGAGTAAAGTGTTGACTATCAAACCGAAAAAGTCTACAAAATCAGATCCTTATGCGGAATACTGGGAGAAAGGTCTTTGGTCAGTCGAATTTAAGCAACCATTGTTGCAAATCGCACGATCATATACACCATTACCACCCGATGAAAATTCCACAAATAGTGAGCTTCGTTTCTTGATTCGAAAGGAACCAAATGGAGAAATGTCGAACTATCTATTTAGGCTGCAAGCCGATTCTGAAATTGAGCTGAGAGGCCCTCACGTGGAATTTGATATGCCAGAGAATGTGGAAGAGGTTGTTTTCTTGGCTGGTGGTACTGGAATTGCTCCTGCTATGCAGGTTGCTCATAACTTACTGAAAGCGCGAAAGTCGGATGGCAAACTACCACGGATTTGTATAGTTTGGGCAAATaggagaagggaagattGTGTTGGGGGCGAAAGGTACACCCCTGGCTCAAAATCAGATATACTCAATGTAAAGGGCTCTGTGGTGCAGCAATTACAAGGGATGCAGCAAAAATACCCAGAGAACCTTCAAGTAAATTATGTTGTGGATGAAGAGGGAACGTTCATCAATCAGAAGATAATATCACAAGCCACACAACCCAGTTCGGCATCAGGCTCTGGACCAGTCGCAAAGAACATTGATTCAAAACTACTCTTTGTATCAGGACCTGAGGGATTCATAAACTACTTTGCTGGACCAAAAAGGTGGCGAAATGGCAAACAAGAGCAAGGAGAAGTTGGAGGCGTCCTTGGATATATGGGTATCAAGGACTGGAAGGTATTCAAgctttga